A genome region from candidate division KSB1 bacterium includes the following:
- a CDS encoding serpin family protein, with protein sequence MEFNLANAIWLDHHFTLQDEFQRLNEEYFQTMIETLVFMQVDACVQRINSWVEAETQDRIQNFITPDDFEPQGLVFMFLLNAIYFKANWKYQFDSENTDQDNFYLSDGSAVPCHMMEIKSKFDYYADKHMQAIDLPYANEHYAMTILLPGNPAALDSLLMHINQSELNRITGAMQPDSINVFLPKLELEYEKSLVDALQSMGMQLAFGGADFSRLIQELKSQIFIKKVRQKSFLKLEETGTEAAAATVVVMMYRGDNSGAEEEIYMHIDHPFLLVIREKRSGTILFCGKIIQLERPFGDDEKAKA encoded by the coding sequence ATGGAGTTCAATCTTGCCAACGCCATCTGGCTCGATCATCATTTTACCTTACAGGATGAATTTCAACGTTTGAACGAAGAGTACTTTCAGACGATGATTGAAACGCTGGTTTTTATGCAGGTGGATGCCTGTGTGCAGCGCATCAATTCATGGGTGGAAGCGGAGACGCAGGACCGAATTCAGAATTTTATAACGCCTGATGATTTCGAACCACAGGGGTTGGTATTTATGTTTTTACTCAATGCCATCTATTTCAAAGCGAATTGGAAATACCAGTTTGACTCGGAAAATACCGATCAGGACAATTTTTATCTGTCGGACGGCAGTGCGGTTCCCTGTCACATGATGGAAATCAAAAGCAAGTTCGATTATTATGCGGATAAACATATGCAGGCCATTGATCTCCCCTATGCGAACGAACATTATGCGATGACCATTCTGCTGCCGGGAAATCCAGCGGCCCTTGATTCCCTGCTGATGCATATCAACCAATCCGAACTGAACCGGATCACCGGCGCGATGCAACCGGATTCGATCAATGTGTTTCTGCCCAAACTGGAACTTGAATATGAAAAAAGTCTGGTTGATGCTTTACAGTCTATGGGAATGCAGCTGGCTTTTGGTGGGGCTGACTTTTCGAGATTAATCCAGGAGCTCAAAAGTCAAATATTTATCAAAAAAGTTCGGCAAAAATCCTTCTTAAAACTGGAAGAAACCGGCACCGAGGCCGCGGCCGCCACGGTCGTTGTTATGATGTACAGAGGCGACAATTCCGGGGCGGAAGAGGAAATCTATATGCACATTGATCATCCGTTTCTGCTGGTCATCCGCGAAAAACGATCGGGTACGATTTTGTTTTGCGGAAAAATCATTCAGCTGGAAAGACCGTTTGGCGATGATGAAAAGGCAAAAGCGTGA
- the lpxB gene encoding lipid-A-disaccharide synthase — translation MYHVRDVSFIGFSEVIKHIPTFRRIFNHLVQECKNRSADMVVLIDYPGFNLRFGSKAKKMGIPVFYYIAPQVWAWHQSRAKKMAVFVNKMAVIFDFEVPFFSKYGIDAEFVGHPLLDGLQVDMKKSEFAETYELNPEQPLLGLFPGSRRQEIEHLLPVMLETADRLKEYNPRLQVAVSQAETIDRDLLRRIRNYPYIKTVVGHTYSLMNAADAAVVASGTATLETACFKTPFILAYQVSPLSYRIGLRLVKIPFIGLVNIVANEEVAREFIQIDLDPDDMAAQLKGLLYDEMVRSETIEKLTGVRERLGEPGAAARTAELVLEML, via the coding sequence TTGTATCACGTCCGGGATGTTTCGTTTATCGGATTTTCCGAGGTGATTAAACATATTCCCACATTCCGACGCATATTCAATCATCTTGTTCAGGAATGTAAAAACCGTTCCGCCGATATGGTGGTGCTCATCGATTATCCCGGTTTCAATCTCCGCTTCGGCTCCAAAGCCAAGAAAATGGGTATTCCTGTTTTTTATTATATTGCACCACAGGTCTGGGCCTGGCACCAGAGCCGCGCCAAAAAAATGGCCGTGTTTGTCAACAAGATGGCGGTGATCTTTGATTTTGAAGTGCCGTTTTTCAGCAAATACGGCATCGACGCTGAATTCGTCGGACATCCGCTGCTGGACGGGTTACAGGTTGATATGAAGAAATCCGAGTTTGCCGAAACATATGAATTGAATCCGGAACAGCCGCTTTTGGGCCTGTTTCCCGGCAGCCGCCGACAGGAAATTGAACATCTTTTACCGGTTATGCTTGAAACGGCGGATCGGCTCAAGGAGTACAATCCGCGTCTGCAAGTGGCTGTCAGTCAGGCGGAGACCATTGACAGGGATTTGCTGCGCCGTATCCGCAATTACCCCTATATCAAGACCGTGGTCGGGCATACGTACAGTCTGATGAATGCGGCGGATGCTGCTGTTGTAGCTTCGGGCACAGCTACGCTGGAAACGGCTTGTTTCAAAACACCGTTCATTCTGGCTTATCAGGTGTCACCCTTGTCCTATCGCATCGGCCTGCGTCTGGTGAAAATCCCGTTTATCGGCCTGGTCAATATAGTTGCCAATGAAGAGGTCGCCCGGGAATTTATTCAAATTGATCTTGACCCCGACGATATGGCCGCGCAGCTCAAAGGGCTGCTCTATGATGAAATGGTGCGTTCCGAGACCATTGAAAAATTGACCGGTGTGCGTGAAAGGCTCGGCGAGCCCGGAGCCGCGGCGCGCACCGCGGAACTTGTATTGGAGATGCTCTGA
- a CDS encoding serpin family protein, translating to MMSRTSSFVLAIMIAIALGGCSKILEVDLNDGGVLVQTVSSRVTTSQNNFCFDLLETVNNESGEQENIFLSPLSASLALTMTLNGADGETYEEMRQTLGYNNADRQEINTTCRALIDELYNLSGGIEFNLANSIWLNDQFTLQDSFQQLNTNYFRALIESLDFSQSQECTDTINDWVEDQTHDRIQDLVKAGDIDAMTLMLLINAIYFKADWKYQFDPEETREQNFNLLDGNTSPCDLMELKGEFDYYSDNQIQAIDLPYANEHYSMTVLLPRKMANIGSLLKNLDTAELNRILAGMQPDSVILSLPKLELEYEKSLKTALQSMGMQRAFTGGADFSNMVQERQNDIFISEVRQKSFLKVEETGTEAAAATVVIMELTSIGGNEDIYMRVDHPFLFVIRENRTGTILFVGKIMQPARR from the coding sequence ATGATGAGCAGAACAAGCAGTTTTGTCCTTGCGATAATGATCGCAATCGCACTCGGGGGGTGCAGTAAAATTCTGGAGGTTGATCTCAATGATGGCGGCGTGTTGGTTCAAACCGTATCCAGCCGGGTCACCACCTCTCAGAACAATTTTTGTTTTGATTTGCTTGAAACTGTAAATAATGAATCAGGCGAGCAGGAAAACATTTTTCTCTCACCTCTTTCCGCATCTCTGGCCTTGACCATGACCCTGAACGGCGCGGACGGAGAAACCTATGAAGAAATGCGGCAAACGCTGGGGTATAACAACGCCGACCGGCAAGAGATCAATACCACCTGCAGGGCACTGATCGATGAATTGTATAACCTGAGCGGCGGTATCGAGTTCAATCTTGCCAATTCGATCTGGCTCAATGATCAATTTACACTGCAGGACAGCTTTCAGCAGCTGAACACAAATTATTTCCGGGCGTTGATTGAGAGCCTCGACTTTTCCCAGAGTCAGGAATGCACGGATACGATCAACGACTGGGTGGAAGACCAAACCCATGACCGGATTCAGGATCTGGTCAAAGCGGGTGATATTGATGCTATGACCCTGATGCTGCTGATTAATGCGATTTATTTTAAAGCGGACTGGAAGTATCAATTCGATCCGGAAGAGACGCGGGAACAAAATTTTAATTTGTTGGACGGCAACACATCTCCCTGTGACCTGATGGAACTGAAAGGCGAGTTTGACTATTACTCGGATAATCAGATACAGGCCATTGATCTGCCGTATGCGAATGAACATTACAGCATGACGGTTCTGCTGCCGCGCAAAATGGCTAATATCGGTTCGCTGCTCAAGAATCTGGATACAGCGGAATTGAACCGCATACTTGCCGGTATGCAGCCGGATTCGGTGATTCTGTCACTGCCCAAGCTGGAACTGGAATATGAAAAGAGCTTAAAAACCGCATTACAATCTATGGGCATGCAAAGGGCGTTTACAGGCGGCGCTGATTTTTCAAACATGGTGCAGGAGCGGCAAAACGACATATTCATCAGCGAGGTGCGGCAGAAATCCTTTTTAAAAGTAGAAGAAACGGGCACCGAAGCCGCGGCCGCCACGGTGGTGATTATGGAACTGACGAGCATTGGCGGCAATGAGGATATTTACATGCGCGTCGATCATCCGTTTTTGTTTGTTATCCGGGAAAACCGCACCGGGACGATTTTGTTTGTCGGTAAAATCATGCAACCTGCAAGGCGCTGA
- a CDS encoding sigma-54 dependent transcriptional regulator, whose amino-acid sequence MTNAIDKPLIYVVDDDKNIGKMIEASLRKEGKYEIKTILSGEACLKRIQDEVPDLALVDIQMPGIDGIETLRKIKEMYHDLPVIMMTAHGTIERAVDSMKLGAYDFFTKPISKYRLQVTVQNALLNSSLKKEVNELRSELKDKYALSNIIGQSGVMQDVFQSVEKVVDSNVTVLIQGESGTGKELIARAVHYHSQKRADKPFVAVNCSALPESLLESELFGHEKGAFTGASGKRIGKFEQANGGTIFLDEIGLMSPATQSKILRVLQERELERVGGSELIHVDVRIISATNKDLEAEVKEGTFREDLFYRISVFPIKLPPLKDRKEDIPHLAAYFLKKYNQQEDKAIEAVSPDALELLMAYHWPGNVRELENAIERAVVLSNGKEIVANDLPPAVKSLGEKRIYESDNTLASWVEKLEEKALRQALLECEGNISKAAKKLGIGRATIYRKAKKYGLPMVKE is encoded by the coding sequence GTGACAAATGCGATCGATAAACCACTGATATACGTTGTAGATGATGATAAAAATATCGGCAAGATGATCGAAGCCAGTCTGCGCAAGGAGGGCAAATATGAGATTAAAACCATATTGAGCGGAGAAGCCTGTCTGAAACGCATTCAGGATGAGGTGCCGGACCTGGCTCTGGTGGATATCCAGATGCCCGGGATCGACGGCATTGAAACCCTGCGCAAGATCAAGGAAATGTATCACGACCTGCCGGTCATTATGATGACCGCGCACGGCACCATTGAACGCGCTGTGGATTCCATGAAACTGGGCGCTTATGACTTTTTCACCAAACCCATTTCCAAATATCGGCTGCAGGTGACGGTTCAGAACGCATTGCTGAACAGTTCTCTGAAAAAAGAGGTCAACGAACTGCGCTCCGAGCTGAAAGATAAATACGCACTGTCCAATATCATCGGTCAGAGCGGTGTCATGCAGGATGTGTTCCAGTCCGTGGAAAAGGTTGTGGACAGCAACGTCACAGTACTCATCCAGGGCGAAAGCGGAACCGGAAAAGAACTCATTGCGCGCGCCGTTCATTATCATTCGCAGAAACGCGCAGACAAGCCGTTTGTCGCGGTCAACTGCTCGGCGCTGCCGGAATCTCTGCTGGAAAGTGAATTGTTCGGACACGAAAAAGGCGCTTTTACAGGCGCCTCCGGAAAACGCATCGGCAAATTCGAACAGGCCAACGGCGGCACAATTTTCCTGGACGAGATCGGACTGATGAGTCCGGCCACCCAGTCCAAGATTCTGAGGGTTTTGCAGGAACGTGAACTGGAGCGCGTGGGCGGTAGCGAGCTGATCCATGTGGATGTGCGCATTATCTCGGCCACGAATAAAGATCTGGAAGCCGAAGTCAAAGAAGGTACCTTTCGCGAGGATCTTTTTTACCGCATTTCCGTGTTTCCCATCAAACTGCCGCCGCTCAAGGACCGCAAGGAGGACATTCCGCATCTGGCGGCGTATTTCCTAAAGAAATACAATCAGCAGGAAGACAAAGCGATCGAAGCGGTGTCACCGGATGCTCTGGAATTGCTGATGGCGTATCACTGGCCGGGCAATGTGCGCGAACTGGAAAACGCCATCGAGCGCGCTGTGGTGCTGTCCAACGGCAAAGAGATTGTAGCCAATGATCTGCCGCCTGCCGTCAAATCCCTGGGCGAGAAACGTATTTACGAATCCGATAATACCCTGGCCAGCTGGGTGGAAAAACTGGAAGAAAAGGCTCTGCGCCAGGCCCTGCTGGAATGCGAAGGCAATATTTCCAAGGCAGCCAAAAAGCTGGGTATTGGTCGCGCCACCATTTACCGAAAAGCCAAAAAATACGGGCTGCCGATGGTCAAAGAATAG
- a CDS encoding GNAT family protein, which yields MILETDKIKIELTRLDNIRKIIQIENENSDFIGQYDFDRHKGVIDSDDEMHLSVFDKIDNSLIGHIILAGLKSTNDSIEFRRIVISNKGKGFGKDSIDLIKKYCFKELNTNRIWLDVFQDNYRAIRLYKSRGFKTEGVLREIIKQNGQYHSLKIMSILKNDSENEIPSRIDHICLIVKDINKTRSDLQSLFNLEIKTKPDSENVLMCENKNLHFFVKQMDFSTKFLREQHLSLTVDNIKLISDKLKSRNIDFEIGEFNGFRYNNYKWIEWRDDNEIRFECIEEI from the coding sequence ATGATTCTGGAAACTGATAAAATAAAAATTGAATTAACTCGACTTGATAATATTAGGAAAATCATTCAGATTGAGAATGAAAATTCTGATTTTATTGGCCAGTATGATTTTGACAGACACAAAGGAGTGATTGACAGTGATGATGAAATGCACTTGTCGGTCTTTGATAAGATTGATAATTCATTAATTGGACATATAATTCTTGCAGGATTAAAAAGTACAAATGATTCAATTGAATTTCGACGAATTGTAATTTCTAATAAAGGAAAAGGATTTGGAAAAGATTCTATAGACCTGATAAAAAAGTATTGTTTTAAAGAGTTGAATACAAATCGAATTTGGCTTGACGTATTTCAAGATAATTATAGAGCAATTCGACTTTATAAATCACGGGGATTTAAAACTGAGGGGGTTTTAAGAGAAATCATAAAGCAAAACGGGCAGTATCATTCACTTAAAATTATGTCGATACTTAAAAATGACTCGGAAAATGAAATTCCTTCACGGATTGACCACATTTGTCTGATTGTAAAAGACATTAATAAGACAAGGAGTGATTTGCAGTCGCTTTTCAATTTAGAGATTAAGACAAAACCTGATTCAGAGAATGTTTTAATGTGCGAGAATAAGAATTTGCATTTTTTTGTTAAACAAATGGATTTCTCAACGAAATTTTTACGAGAGCAACATTTATCTTTGACTGTTGACAACATTAAATTAATCTCTGATAAACTTAAAAGTCGTAATATTGATTTTGAAATAGGAGAATTCAACGGATTTCGGTACAATAATTACAAATGGATTGAGTGGAGAGATGATAATGAAATTAGATTTGAATGTATAGAAGAAATTTGA
- a CDS encoding META domain-containing protein: MKRIKPVDMTPFRSGVLCSLLLLSCEFNLSGPGDIPGLTGPEWTLQFFVSDGKLLAPPQDQSYSILFETDSTCSGLNDCNAFMGEYQTGADQSIDFSSYVATEIYCGNTSWDSRFYSAMQSACYYAIKGRNLLLKDDQDVLLMFETQE; encoded by the coding sequence GTGAAAAGAATCAAACCGGTTGATATGACACCATTCAGGAGTGGAGTTCTTTGCAGCTTGCTGCTGTTGAGCTGTGAATTCAATTTGTCCGGACCCGGGGATATTCCCGGATTGACGGGCCCGGAATGGACTCTGCAGTTTTTCGTTAGTGACGGAAAACTGCTGGCGCCGCCGCAGGATCAATCGTATTCTATTCTGTTTGAAACCGACAGCACCTGTTCCGGACTGAATGACTGCAACGCCTTTATGGGCGAGTATCAAACAGGCGCTGATCAATCGATTGATTTTAGTTCCTATGTCGCAACGGAAATATATTGCGGCAACACGTCATGGGACAGCCGATTTTACAGCGCAATGCAATCGGCATGTTATTATGCCATCAAAGGCCGTAATTTGCTACTAAAGGACGACCAGGATGTGCTGCTGATGTTCGAGACACAGGAATAG
- the lpxK gene encoding tetraacyldisaccharide 4'-kinase codes for MRYFERKWPGLLLWPLSLLYAGIMRWRNRYYASTPKARFFCKVPVISVGNITVGGTGKTPTVQMLTRYYLEHHLKVCIISRGYGRRTRERRLVSDGTAITSDTRTCGDEPVMLAHSCPGAIVIADADRAAAMQWALKQFHPDLFILDDAFQHRRVYRDLDIVTFRAADPMGNGFVLPAGPLREPVSGLNRASVLWFNGDDLTEEAGELNPHVPQVHARYRIQDMLNAQGKSLPPDLSGKRVVAFCGLAHPENLKKTLKSLKPEHLTLIPFKDHHIYTAEDMVQLVQTGQEQNADLLVTTEKDWYKLPRSECDSRLWCLRIRLDVQHPKALEPVLDSLVQL; via the coding sequence ATGCGTTATTTTGAACGCAAATGGCCAGGTCTGCTGCTCTGGCCGCTGTCGCTGCTGTATGCCGGCATCATGCGCTGGCGCAATCGCTATTACGCCTCTACACCCAAGGCCCGGTTCTTTTGCAAGGTTCCTGTGATCAGTGTGGGAAATATTACAGTGGGCGGCACCGGCAAAACCCCGACCGTTCAGATGTTGACTCGCTATTATCTGGAACACCACCTCAAGGTCTGTATCATCAGCCGCGGATACGGACGCCGGACGCGTGAACGCCGGCTGGTCTCGGATGGAACGGCAATTACGAGCGACACCCGGACCTGCGGCGACGAACCCGTGATGCTGGCGCATAGTTGCCCGGGCGCTATTGTCATTGCCGACGCGGATCGCGCCGCCGCCATGCAATGGGCGCTGAAACAGTTTCACCCTGATTTGTTTATTCTGGATGATGCCTTTCAGCATCGCCGCGTCTACCGGGATTTGGATATTGTCACGTTTCGAGCCGCAGATCCAATGGGTAACGGATTTGTCCTGCCGGCCGGACCGTTGCGTGAACCTGTTTCAGGACTAAACCGCGCCTCGGTTCTTTGGTTCAACGGTGATGACTTGACCGAAGAGGCGGGAGAACTGAATCCGCATGTTCCGCAGGTGCATGCCCGGTATCGGATTCAGGATATGCTAAATGCGCAGGGTAAGAGCCTGCCACCGGATTTGTCCGGCAAACGGGTGGTGGCTTTTTGCGGTCTGGCTCATCCGGAAAACTTGAAAAAAACTCTGAAAAGTCTCAAGCCGGAACATCTGACACTGATTCCTTTTAAAGATCATCATATTTACACAGCGGAAGATATGGTGCAGCTTGTGCAAACAGGTCAAGAACAAAACGCGGATCTGCTGGTGACTACGGAAAAAGACTGGTATAAACTGCCCCGCTCCGAGTGTGATTCCCGACTCTGGTGTCTGCGCATTCGGCTGGATGTGCAGCATCCCAAAGCATTGGAACCTGTACTGGATTCGCTGGTTCAACTCTAA
- a CDS encoding LEA type 2 family protein, which produces MKTIKGFILIFITAALFMSGCAALQEFVQPPSVRVSGVRLDHVTFEQLGLDVDLSVRNPNTFGFSLNGFDYSMSIEGKEFLSGTQEKQLMVEAKNSQTLEIPLSINLRELHALSRSVQEQDSLIYSITGHLFPSGVFSGTRIPFDHSGRLPNVRIPHVSFDGLKVQSLGLGGIELQLRLSIDNPNSFGFHLSEMDYSIDLAGSRVASGKTQKAFSVGSKEESTLILPISLGFTELGSSLRSMLKSNSIEVAMSSSTVLDSPLGSMNLPLEMTQEVDILK; this is translated from the coding sequence ATGAAAACAATCAAAGGGTTCATCCTTATTTTTATAACCGCCGCCCTGTTCATGAGCGGCTGCGCTGCGCTCCAGGAATTTGTACAGCCGCCGTCGGTCCGGGTCTCCGGTGTACGTTTGGACCACGTTACGTTTGAACAACTGGGACTCGATGTTGATCTCTCGGTCCGCAATCCCAATACCTTTGGGTTCAGTCTGAACGGCTTTGACTATTCCATGTCCATAGAAGGTAAAGAATTTTTAAGCGGAACTCAAGAAAAACAACTGATGGTAGAGGCAAAAAATTCCCAGACTCTCGAAATCCCTCTTTCTATTAATTTACGTGAACTGCACGCCCTGAGCCGGTCTGTGCAGGAGCAGGATTCTCTGATTTACAGCATCACGGGTCACCTGTTTCCGTCGGGTGTGTTCAGCGGCACCCGGATTCCGTTCGACCACAGCGGCCGGCTCCCCAATGTGCGCATTCCGCATGTATCATTCGACGGTCTCAAGGTGCAGAGTCTGGGACTGGGCGGTATTGAGCTGCAGCTAAGACTCTCGATTGATAATCCCAACAGCTTTGGATTTCATTTGAGTGAAATGGATTACAGCATCGACCTTGCAGGAAGCCGTGTGGCATCCGGAAAAACGCAAAAGGCATTTTCAGTGGGCTCTAAAGAAGAATCCACACTGATCTTGCCGATTTCCCTGGGTTTTACAGAACTGGGCAGTTCACTTCGATCCATGCTGAAAAGCAACAGTATCGAAGTCGCCATGTCCAGCAGCACGGTTCTGGATTCGCCCCTCGGCTCTATGAACCTGCCTCTGGAGATGACCCAGGAAGTTGATATTTTGAAATAG
- a CDS encoding lysophospholipid acyltransferase family protein, with product MRIRKRTLRRLAGKLAWLLLLAMGWMLRARLINRRYWYKAHRMGGPVLVCLWHGKMLLPIYAHRFENIVAMVSEHGDGEAIARTVERIGYDTVRGSSKRGGSRAFKDMLRHMRQGRTCAILPDGPTGPRRQLKPGAALLAQRTEAVILPMTFAAKHPIVFNSWDRFTIWRPFSKGALIYGEPFKVMRQSKCDWKTVIETRMNQLEAEADALF from the coding sequence ATGCGTATCCGCAAACGCACATTGCGTCGGCTCGCCGGGAAACTGGCCTGGCTGCTGCTTCTGGCGATGGGCTGGATGCTGAGAGCGCGATTGATCAACCGGAGATACTGGTACAAGGCGCATCGAATGGGAGGCCCGGTGCTGGTGTGTCTCTGGCACGGCAAGATGCTGCTGCCCATTTACGCACACCGGTTTGAGAATATTGTGGCCATGGTCAGTGAACACGGGGATGGCGAGGCCATTGCGCGCACCGTGGAGCGGATCGGATATGACACCGTGCGCGGGTCCAGCAAACGCGGCGGCAGTCGCGCGTTCAAAGATATGCTACGCCACATGCGTCAGGGACGCACCTGCGCGATTCTGCCGGACGGTCCCACCGGCCCCCGGCGCCAACTCAAACCCGGCGCCGCGCTGCTCGCACAGCGCACCGAGGCTGTGATTTTACCCATGACGTTTGCGGCCAAACACCCCATTGTTTTCAATTCCTGGGACCGGTTTACGATCTGGCGGCCGTTCTCCAAAGGCGCGCTGATTTACGGGGAACCGTTCAAAGTGATGCGTCAATCCAAATGCGACTGGAAAACTGTGATCGAAACGCGTATGAATCAACTCGAGGCAGAAGCTGATGCGTTATTTTGA
- a CDS encoding Gfo/Idh/MocA family oxidoreductase, whose translation MHNVGIVGVGKLGNFHCRNLSQMQEARLVGVNDSDAERMAEISQTYNCKAFETPEALIDAVDVVGIIVPTTHHLRMAKLAIKARKPVFVEKPIAASVEEAQEMVDLAETHGVPLQVGHIERFNPAIQALDPLQFEPKFIESHRLSPFNPRGTDVAVILDLMIHDIDIILSLVKSELKDIRANGVAVISDQADIANARLEFESGCVANVTASRISQRTMRKMRVFQPDSYISIDFFQRLTEIYRITNQDHPAKAAIELGDIQNGKYKRHIVYEKPTLPEVDAMQSEWRAFFTALDNNEEPVVSGRDGLKALQTASCIGDIIDGQQGN comes from the coding sequence ATGCACAACGTTGGAATCGTGGGGGTGGGCAAGTTGGGTAATTTTCACTGCCGCAACTTGTCGCAGATGCAAGAAGCGCGGCTGGTCGGAGTAAACGACAGCGATGCCGAGCGCATGGCCGAGATCAGTCAGACGTACAATTGTAAAGCATTCGAAACACCGGAAGCCCTGATTGACGCCGTAGACGTGGTCGGCATTATTGTGCCGACCACGCATCATCTGCGCATGGCCAAACTGGCCATTAAAGCAAGAAAACCGGTGTTTGTGGAAAAGCCCATTGCCGCCAGTGTGGAAGAGGCTCAGGAAATGGTGGATCTGGCGGAAACGCATGGCGTGCCGCTGCAGGTGGGGCATATCGAGCGCTTTAATCCGGCCATTCAGGCCCTGGATCCGTTACAATTCGAGCCAAAATTCATCGAATCGCACCGCCTGTCGCCGTTTAATCCGCGAGGCACGGATGTGGCAGTGATTCTGGATCTGATGATCCATGATATCGACATTATTCTGAGTCTGGTGAAAAGTGAACTCAAGGACATCCGCGCCAACGGCGTAGCTGTAATATCGGATCAGGCGGATATTGCCAACGCGCGGCTTGAATTCGAGTCCGGATGCGTGGCCAATGTGACCGCCAGCCGTATTTCCCAGCGCACGATGCGAAAAATGCGTGTTTTTCAGCCGGATTCCTACATTTCTATCGACTTTTTTCAGCGTCTCACCGAGATCTACCGCATTACGAATCAAGATCATCCGGCGAAAGCGGCAATCGAGCTCGGTGATATCCAGAACGGCAAGTACAAACGCCATATTGTCTATGAAAAACCGACCCTGCCCGAGGTGGACGCCATGCAGTCGGAGTGGCGGGCGTTCTTTACTGCGCTGGACAACAACGAGGAACCGGTGGTCAGCGGCCGGGACGGTCTCAAGGCGTTGCAGACTGCCAGTTGTATCGGTGATATCATTGACGGACAACAGGGGAATTGA
- the rho gene encoding transcription termination factor Rho produces the protein MSESVAGVYQHLKSGSGFLRSVDNSFQPGSRDVWVSRQLTREFGLQDGATIIGTAEDTERGLQLREIESICGLEPVDFKRRTRLNQLVPIDPLERIKMGESGIPSMRIIELIAPIGKGTRGMIVSPPKAGKTRILEELANSIAKVEPETRIIVLLIDERPEEVTHFRRGVRAEVLASSSDQSIQAHVTLAEMAMGHIRCELECGRDIVVLVDSITRLARAFNSHGSGSRRTMSGGLDAQAMQIPRQFFGLARNIENGGSVTVIATALVETGSRMDDLIFEEFKGTGNSEVVLNRRLSEERIFPAIDIVASGTRKEQLLYTDQEMESLNQLNRAVAKTDPKTAMLAMNKLIKSTKNNAELIEVVRKKGEAALEG, from the coding sequence ATGTCAGAATCAGTTGCAGGTGTGTATCAACATTTGAAAAGCGGAAGCGGTTTTTTGCGCAGCGTGGACAATTCATTTCAGCCCGGCTCGCGCGATGTCTGGGTATCGCGGCAATTGACGCGCGAATTTGGTTTGCAGGACGGCGCCACCATCATCGGCACCGCCGAGGACACAGAGCGCGGACTGCAGCTTCGCGAAATAGAGAGTATTTGCGGTTTGGAACCCGTCGACTTTAAACGCCGCACCCGGCTGAATCAGCTGGTGCCGATTGATCCGTTAGAGCGGATCAAAATGGGAGAAAGCGGAATTCCCTCCATGCGAATTATTGAACTGATCGCGCCCATCGGCAAAGGCACACGCGGCATGATCGTTTCTCCGCCCAAAGCCGGTAAAACTCGTATACTGGAGGAACTCGCCAATTCCATTGCCAAAGTCGAACCGGAAACCCGCATTATCGTGCTGCTCATCGACGAACGGCCGGAAGAGGTAACGCATTTCCGCCGCGGTGTGCGGGCCGAAGTGCTGGCCAGTTCCAGCGACCAGAGCATCCAGGCGCACGTGACCCTGGCGGAAATGGCCATGGGACATATCCGTTGCGAACTGGAATGCGGCCGCGATATTGTGGTACTGGTGGACAGTATTACACGTCTGGCGCGCGCCTTTAATTCGCACGGCAGCGGTTCCCGCCGCACCATGTCCGGCGGACTTGATGCACAGGCCATGCAGATTCCGCGGCAGTTTTTCGGACTGGCCCGCAACATTGAAAACGGCGGCTCGGTCACGGTGATCGCCACCGCTCTGGTGGAAACCGGTTCGCGTATGGACGATCTGATCTTTGAAGAATTCAAGGGGACCGGCAACAGCGAAGTGGTGCTTAATCGCAGACTGTCGGAGGAACGCATTTTTCCGGCCATCGATATTGTCGCCAGCGGCACGCGCAAGGAACAACTGCTGTACACAGACCAGGAAATGGAATCATTGAATCAACTCAACCGCGCGGTCGCCAAAACCGACCCCAAAACCGCCATGCTGGCGATGAACAAACTGATCAAATCCACGAAAAACAACGCCGAGCTGATCGAAGTGGTGCGTAAAAAGGGAGAGGCAGCGCTGGAGGGGTGA